From one Desulfuromonas acetoxidans DSM 684 genomic stretch:
- a CDS encoding universal stress protein: MSFKILVPICDGVTSKATVQALIDHKDQFNTPITLLHVVNLDKMDYRMIPDFQIDMVRQYATKTGEKFLAEQTTLLQNAGLEIIARMETGSPRDTICRIANEENFSLVIIGRHSSGEIRDVLFGSVSNHVLHGVKCPVLLF; this comes from the coding sequence ATGTCGTTTAAAATTCTCGTTCCTATCTGTGATGGCGTGACAAGTAAAGCGACGGTTCAGGCTTTGATCGACCATAAAGATCAATTCAACACGCCGATCACCCTGCTGCACGTCGTCAATCTCGACAAGATGGATTACCGTATGATTCCTGACTTTCAGATTGATATGGTGCGTCAATACGCCACCAAAACCGGCGAAAAGTTTCTTGCGGAGCAAACCACGCTGCTGCAGAACGCCGGGCTGGAGATCATTGCCCGGATGGAAACCGGCTCACCACGTGATACCATCTGCCGGATAGCCAATGAAGAGAATTTCTCGCTGGTGATCATTGGCCGCCATTCCAGCGGCGAAATCCGCGATGTGCTGTTCGGCTCGGTATCCAATCACGTTTTGCATGGCGTAAAATGCCCAGTCCTGCTATTCTAA
- a CDS encoding TRAP transporter large permease: MDSMQLMIMALLLGAMAATVPVFMALFFTGLAGLTLIVGIDPQIVIEILYRSMDKFALIVVLFFVLCGNIMTTGSIVEKLIKTADVLVGFLPGGLAMAGILACGFFGAISGSTVATVVAIGGFMIPALIDHGYDEQFSIGVMTTAPILGVIIPPSIAMILYAMITTDSLEALFLTGFIPGFLIMAAMSFYAWWACRRHGMARRPRPQFKEVVSVLRQSIWALMLPVIIFGGIYSGIFTANEAAIVACVYAFIVELAIHRDMKIRDIKKVVVSSAVTSSTLLIIVAGASVFGEYLTFEQIPDQIAQAAVSNFDSPWSFLLVVNVLLLFVGMFMDIISATIILTPIFLPLLNQFGIDTLHFGLIMTLNLGIGYCTPPLGVSLFISGAVANRSMLYVARAVLPFLAIQIAILLLLTFWPDPVLLLPRLVFGYGQ, translated from the coding sequence ATGGATAGCATGCAACTGATGATAATGGCGCTGCTTCTCGGTGCCATGGCGGCCACAGTTCCGGTGTTCATGGCACTGTTCTTTACCGGTCTGGCAGGGCTGACCCTGATTGTCGGCATCGATCCGCAGATCGTTATTGAGATCCTTTACCGCAGCATGGACAAATTCGCCCTGATCGTGGTGCTATTTTTCGTGCTGTGCGGCAACATTATGACCACGGGCAGCATTGTTGAAAAACTGATCAAAACCGCTGACGTACTGGTTGGCTTTTTACCCGGCGGCCTGGCCATGGCCGGCATTCTCGCCTGCGGCTTCTTTGGTGCCATTTCCGGTTCGACCGTTGCCACGGTGGTGGCCATCGGCGGCTTCATGATTCCGGCATTGATTGATCACGGCTACGATGAGCAATTCAGCATTGGAGTCATGACCACAGCACCAATTCTCGGCGTGATCATTCCACCGTCCATCGCCATGATCCTCTATGCCATGATCACGACGGATTCTCTTGAAGCCCTGTTTCTAACCGGCTTCATCCCCGGATTTCTGATCATGGCGGCCATGTCATTTTATGCCTGGTGGGCATGCCGTCGCCACGGCATGGCTCGGCGTCCGCGTCCGCAGTTTAAAGAGGTGGTCTCGGTGCTGCGCCAGAGCATTTGGGCTCTGATGCTGCCAGTAATTATCTTCGGCGGCATTTATTCCGGGATTTTTACCGCCAATGAAGCGGCGATCGTCGCCTGCGTGTATGCCTTTATCGTCGAGCTGGCCATTCATCGCGACATGAAGATACGAGACATCAAAAAAGTCGTGGTGTCATCTGCGGTGACTTCATCAACATTGCTGATCATTGTTGCCGGTGCGTCGGTGTTTGGCGAATATCTCACCTTTGAACAGATTCCCGATCAAATTGCCCAGGCAGCGGTGAGTAACTTTGATTCGCCCTGGTCGTTTCTGCTGGTTGTCAATGTGTTGCTGCTGTTCGTCGGCATGTTCATGGATATCATCTCCGCCACCATCATCCTCACCCCGATCTTTCTGCCATTGCTCAACCAGTTCGGCATCGACACCCTGCATTTCGGCCTGATCATGACGCTGAACCTTGGCATCGGCTACTGCACACCGCCATTAGGGGTCAGCCTGTTTATCTCCGGTGCGGTGGCCAATCGCAGCATGCTGTATGTGGCGCGAGCCGTCTTGCCTTTTCTGGCGATTCAGATTGCAATTCTGCTACTGTTAACGTTCTGGCCCGATCCGGTGCTCCTGCTGCCACGATTGGTGTTCGGTTACGGGCAATAG
- a CDS encoding TRAP transporter small permease — MLKKLFRRIDAAFSFVEDWSLLIVVAVALLSGLLNIILRKATPYSLYWSDEVIRKAIFFCTYIGCSAAIKQRALIRIDAVPQIIPVSRKFFNVINHLSVLVFSGMLTWLGWKMMVEVRADEFATTATLQIPEWYFYAILPIVGVMMFIRTVMLLTEDVFNLSGDDTQEAANG; from the coding sequence ATGCTAAAAAAACTTTTCCGCCGTATTGATGCCGCGTTCTCGTTTGTCGAGGATTGGTCACTACTGATTGTCGTGGCCGTGGCTTTGCTTTCCGGACTTCTCAACATCATTTTGCGTAAAGCCACGCCTTACAGCCTGTATTGGTCGGATGAAGTGATCCGCAAAGCGATTTTCTTCTGCACCTACATCGGCTGCAGCGCGGCCATCAAACAACGCGCACTGATCCGGATCGATGCTGTCCCGCAGATCATTCCGGTGTCACGCAAATTCTTCAATGTTATCAACCATCTGTCAGTGCTGGTTTTTTCCGGTATGTTGACCTGGCTGGGCTGGAAGATGATGGTCGAAGTTCGCGCCGACGAATTCGCCACCACGGCAACGTTGCAGATCCCCGAGTGGTACTTTTACGCAATACTGCCCATTGTCGGGGTGATGATGTTCATTCGCACCGTCATGTTGCTGACCGAGGATGTCTTCAACCTGTCCGGCGACGACACCCAGGAGGCCGCCAATGGATAG
- a CDS encoding TRAP transporter substrate-binding protein, whose translation MTLKRLLALLLFILMPLSAMASGNPLAKWKPDFDPSGAEYTYLLSNVSHPAIEGVGVGYSIRDRVWQETNGRIYVDFRPLSQLGGEKDVLRKLKMGAIQGMMSSSVAAANLAPKLGIVNLPYVIDTFEKLDKFRETPELFTPFSECGLKQKVRVLDITGYGTYGWATTKPVTNLDEAKDVIFRIAQAPVNADIYRSWGLKFTALPWPDVPQALQTGVITGLDHTPTVCNITKKFEIAKYFTEVNYAQGLFIHMINERWLQKLPEDLRATFLRVVAEESAKARQRTRAQQEAQIAAAKANGVTFYALSANQKQKLVDLAAPVYKRWEEKIGADYLATVRARLAE comes from the coding sequence ATGACATTGAAACGACTACTGGCACTCTTGCTGTTTATCCTGATGCCATTATCAGCCATGGCCAGCGGCAACCCGTTGGCTAAATGGAAACCGGATTTTGACCCTTCCGGAGCCGAATACACCTATCTGTTGTCTAACGTGTCCCACCCGGCCATCGAAGGCGTCGGGGTTGGTTACAGCATCCGCGACCGGGTGTGGCAGGAAACCAATGGCCGCATCTATGTCGATTTCCGTCCGCTGTCGCAACTGGGCGGCGAAAAGGATGTGCTGCGCAAGCTGAAAATGGGCGCCATTCAGGGCATGATGTCATCGTCGGTTGCCGCAGCCAACCTGGCCCCGAAACTGGGGATCGTCAACCTGCCGTACGTTATTGACACCTTTGAAAAGCTCGACAAGTTTCGTGAAACGCCGGAGCTGTTCACACCGTTCAGTGAATGTGGTCTGAAGCAGAAAGTCCGCGTTCTCGATATCACCGGTTACGGCACCTACGGCTGGGCCACCACCAAGCCGGTCACCAACCTCGATGAAGCCAAGGATGTCATCTTCCGCATCGCTCAGGCTCCGGTCAATGCCGATATTTACCGCTCATGGGGACTCAAATTCACCGCCCTGCCGTGGCCGGATGTGCCGCAAGCCCTGCAAACCGGCGTCATTACCGGGCTGGATCACACGCCGACGGTATGCAACATCACCAAGAAGTTTGAAATCGCCAAATACTTCACTGAAGTCAATTACGCTCAGGGCCTGTTTATCCATATGATCAACGAGCGCTGGCTGCAAAAGCTGCCGGAAGATTTGCGTGCGACGTTCCTGAGAGTTGTTGCTGAAGAGAGCGCCAAGGCGCGTCAGCGCACCCGTGCTCAACAGGAAGCTCAAATCGCTGCAGCGAAAGCCAACGGTGTCACTTTTTATGCACTTTCTGCCAATCAGAAGCAAAAACTTGTCGATTTGGCGGCACCTGTGTATAAAAGGTGGGAAGAAAAAATTGGCGCAGACTATCTGGCCACTGTTCGAGCTCGTTTGGCCGAATAA